One window of Leptospira yasudae genomic DNA carries:
- a CDS encoding WGR domain-containing protein — MKKHFLHSENGSEVFWQIEISGLALILSSGKTGFVGKRSIRNFDTRDQCLKEFQKLIDQKTKLGFKESDQIPSFKTLTGKSNYLETWKSIVNASEPKEALRSHFQILAETEECKELLDRIISKIDQVYIENDQFVFTLPWHHDEETSVHIRWNAPYLGNIHSSVPYSLAKFVSNFNGVGFHYDNDDFASLCVEGVDAYGENRPARVIGGGGWEEEILEEGDDWWINPLVIVGKDFGDVQSFGAFDESQNWYVFHPFIKNKFGEPAIATVDHGSCEMEGEDVHFGMGGFILREIASWILDIQGYDPGKDLPLSGGPVLTKKFQEFMANKAVELSENHPIIAKRLLEYDWHSLSFAIHNTISDWVKSLQKSVKKNVLVIDTYWDDAGEIIFLGFDWHAGTDYDDAMSEGANEIEYILDFTSFYKTILGTTFIEELNGDEVIGILEDDYAITRDILAYLSVENLISVVNGEEFQKLPRDEKGVYVAYSHYHDEEAEVAYHSSEKEIKSEFIKSLFSADEKGKPAKEISESEQEILDDITGDVLEDYPWVWKSTIEKSIDRLAANFQENKERYQREFNKILEYKDKASSDDEEMTLMNLGMQMSSAALNRFLRENKPDLAGWVLHCYNEIYQTLGISRNSTLKGNETGTSYNTAEYFSGDIIVFIAKYGGGKYLPLLEDLLPSDIQDARLAFNLACLNSLEKNKDNLLRYTKLALSLGKPKKDFQDSDFDNFKDDAEFHSLVALH, encoded by the coding sequence ATGAAAAAACACTTTCTCCATTCGGAAAACGGCTCCGAAGTCTTTTGGCAAATCGAAATTTCCGGTCTTGCTTTGATTCTTTCCTCCGGCAAAACCGGCTTTGTGGGAAAACGTTCCATTCGCAATTTCGATACAAGAGATCAATGTCTGAAAGAATTTCAAAAACTCATCGATCAAAAAACGAAACTCGGATTCAAAGAATCGGATCAAATTCCTTCCTTTAAAACTCTGACCGGAAAATCGAATTATCTCGAAACCTGGAAGTCCATCGTAAACGCTTCCGAACCGAAAGAAGCGCTCCGTTCCCATTTTCAGATTCTTGCGGAAACGGAAGAATGCAAAGAACTGCTCGATCGAATCATTTCCAAGATCGATCAAGTCTACATCGAGAACGATCAGTTCGTCTTCACTCTTCCTTGGCATCACGACGAGGAAACCTCCGTTCATATCCGATGGAACGCTCCGTATCTCGGTAATATTCATTCTTCCGTTCCGTATTCTTTAGCGAAGTTCGTTTCCAACTTCAACGGAGTCGGCTTTCACTATGACAACGACGACTTTGCAAGTTTATGCGTAGAGGGCGTGGACGCTTACGGAGAAAACAGACCTGCGCGCGTCATCGGTGGCGGAGGCTGGGAAGAAGAAATCTTGGAAGAAGGAGACGACTGGTGGATCAATCCGTTGGTCATAGTGGGAAAAGATTTCGGAGACGTTCAGAGTTTCGGAGCATTCGACGAAAGCCAAAATTGGTACGTCTTTCATCCATTCATCAAAAATAAATTCGGCGAACCCGCAATCGCAACCGTCGATCATGGATCCTGCGAGATGGAAGGGGAAGACGTTCATTTTGGAATGGGCGGTTTTATTCTGAGGGAGATCGCCTCCTGGATCTTGGACATTCAAGGATACGATCCCGGAAAGGATCTGCCCCTATCCGGCGGACCGGTTCTCACGAAAAAGTTTCAAGAGTTTATGGCGAATAAAGCCGTGGAACTTTCGGAAAATCACCCGATCATCGCCAAACGCTTGTTAGAGTATGATTGGCATTCCCTTTCATTCGCAATTCATAATACGATTTCCGATTGGGTCAAGTCTCTCCAGAAATCCGTCAAAAAAAACGTTCTCGTCATCGATACCTATTGGGACGACGCGGGAGAAATCATCTTTCTAGGTTTCGATTGGCACGCCGGTACCGATTACGACGATGCGATGTCGGAAGGCGCGAATGAAATCGAATACATTTTAGACTTCACTTCCTTCTATAAGACCATTTTAGGAACGACCTTTATCGAAGAATTGAACGGAGACGAAGTCATCGGAATCTTAGAGGACGACTACGCGATCACCCGCGACATCTTAGCGTATCTTTCGGTCGAAAATCTGATCTCGGTCGTAAACGGAGAAGAGTTCCAAAAACTTCCCCGCGACGAAAAAGGCGTATACGTCGCTTATTCGCATTATCACGACGAAGAAGCGGAAGTCGCTTATCATTCTTCCGAAAAGGAAATCAAAAGCGAGTTCATCAAAAGTCTTTTTTCCGCGGATGAAAAAGGAAAGCCGGCCAAGGAAATTTCGGAAAGCGAACAGGAGATTCTCGACGATATCACCGGCGACGTTCTGGAAGATTATCCTTGGGTTTGGAAAAGCACGATCGAAAAAAGCATCGATCGGCTCGCGGCGAACTTTCAAGAAAACAAGGAACGGTATCAAAGGGAATTCAACAAGATTCTTGAATATAAGGACAAAGCCTCCAGCGACGATGAGGAAATGACTTTGATGAACCTCGGGATGCAGATGAGTTCCGCCGCATTGAACCGCTTTTTACGCGAAAACAAACCTGATCTCGCGGGATGGGTTCTTCATTGTTACAACGAAATCTATCAGACTCTCGGAATCAGCCGCAATTCCACCTTGAAGGGAAACGAAACCGGAACTTCGTACAACACGGCCGAATACTTTTCCGGCGACATCATCGTCTTTATCGCGAAATACGGCGGAGGGAAATATCTTCCTTTGCTGGAGGATCTTTTGCCTTCGGACATTCAAGACGCGAGACTCGCATTCAATCTCGCGTGTTTGAATTCTCTGGAGAAGAATAAGGACAACCTTCTGCGTTATACGAAATTGGCGCTCAGCTTAGGAAAACCCAAAAAGGATTTCCAGGACAGCGACTTCGACAACTTCAAAGACGACGCAGAGTTCCATTCTTTGGTTGCCTTACACTAA
- a CDS encoding alpha/beta hydrolase encodes MQSSYNRPLEMVGPIEAVHLPGNPDAYTVILFHGYGANAYDLSPLSAYLDLPDGTNWLFPNGVLEIPVMPGYNGRAWFPIDMEALQRAMMTGGYRDFSDRYPAGLESAREKAVEMIRSLGVSMDKVILGGFSQGAMLATDIALHSEISPAGLLILSGTLISETDWKRLAEKKKDYKFFQSHGRMDPVLGYPAAKKLEQLLIGAGWKGEMIAFPGGHEIPEIVLRGMNLYLRNITG; translated from the coding sequence ATGCAATCTTCTTACAATCGTCCTTTGGAAATGGTAGGTCCGATCGAAGCCGTTCACTTACCCGGTAATCCGGACGCTTACACGGTGATCTTGTTTCACGGTTACGGAGCGAACGCGTACGACCTTTCTCCTCTCAGCGCGTACTTGGATCTTCCCGACGGAACGAATTGGTTGTTCCCCAACGGCGTGTTGGAGATTCCCGTGATGCCCGGTTACAACGGAAGGGCTTGGTTTCCGATCGACATGGAAGCTTTACAACGAGCGATGATGACCGGAGGGTATCGCGATTTTTCGGATCGTTATCCTGCAGGCTTGGAAAGCGCTCGCGAGAAGGCCGTCGAGATGATCCGCAGTTTAGGAGTCTCGATGGACAAGGTGATCCTCGGAGGTTTCAGTCAAGGCGCGATGCTTGCGACGGATATCGCGCTTCATTCCGAAATTTCTCCGGCGGGTTTGCTGATTCTTTCGGGAACGTTGATCAGCGAAACGGATTGGAAACGGCTCGCAGAAAAGAAGAAGGACTATAAGTTCTTTCAAAGTCACGGAAGAATGGATCCGGTCCTCGGTTATCCCGCCGCAAAAAAACTCGAACAACTGTTAATCGGAGCCGGATGGAAAGGGGAAATGATCGCTTTTCCGGGTGGACACGAAATTCCCGAGATCGTACTTAGGGGTATGAACCTGTATCTCAGGAACATCACCGGATGA
- a CDS encoding FxLYD domain-containing protein, translating into MNHPPDHSALSGKKTFIQNSRRILLDIFSRLILLLVMVPVLLWSKPQGEFTLDGKFKYYNVGLQDQFTYLEIIGQIENLSGKDYSEAFFTVNIYDKEDNLLESCQFAVQGLPAGHKRDFYASAKFVDMKLIKRFTIEFEGSN; encoded by the coding sequence ATGAATCATCCACCCGATCACTCCGCTTTATCCGGCAAAAAAACTTTCATCCAAAATTCTCGGCGAATCCTCCTCGACATTTTTTCGCGTCTCATCCTTCTTCTTGTAATGGTTCCGGTTCTTCTCTGGAGCAAGCCGCAGGGAGAATTCACCTTGGATGGAAAATTCAAATATTATAACGTCGGCTTACAGGATCAGTTCACTTATCTGGAGATCATCGGACAAATCGAAAACCTTTCCGGTAAGGATTATTCCGAAGCGTTCTTTACGGTAAACATTTACGATAAGGAAGACAATCTTTTGGAATCCTGTCAGTTTGCGGTCCAGGGTTTGCCCGCCGGTCACAAACGGGATTTTTACGCGAGCGCCAAGTTCGTGGATATGAAGCTGATCAAACGTTTTACGATCGAATTCGAAGGCAGTAACTAA
- a CDS encoding prohibitin family protein — translation MNKNRFFLALLLVFTLNCGSTVHPGQIGLFWKPFGMSDVGLSKDPVLNGFYWLLPWNDIYTYSTQWDSHKEKVDVLTNDDLKIDVQAVIILRPIREEIYQLHIEVGPEYYRSIVQPEFRASIRNVVSHHQMIQISKNSAVLARDIKTAVIERTKGKHIEVFDVILDDIEYSPNMLLAIEAKLTKQQELEQQKYELEIAEKNIEIAKKKARADAEAQLIRAEAQAKSQAIINDKLTTKYLQYKSFESPNSKLIFVPQGKDNLPIVVNPKE, via the coding sequence ATGAACAAGAATAGATTTTTTCTCGCGTTGCTTTTGGTTTTCACTTTAAACTGCGGTTCCACCGTTCATCCGGGCCAGATCGGATTATTCTGGAAACCGTTCGGAATGTCGGACGTGGGACTTAGCAAGGATCCGGTGTTGAACGGATTTTATTGGCTTCTTCCCTGGAACGATATTTATACTTATTCCACACAGTGGGATTCTCACAAGGAGAAGGTCGACGTTTTGACGAACGACGACTTAAAGATCGACGTGCAAGCGGTGATCATTCTCCGTCCTATTCGGGAGGAAATCTATCAGCTTCACATCGAGGTCGGACCGGAATATTATAGAAGCATTGTGCAGCCCGAATTTCGAGCTTCGATACGAAACGTGGTCTCCCACCACCAGATGATTCAAATCTCCAAGAACAGCGCGGTTTTAGCGAGAGACATCAAAACCGCAGTGATCGAAAGAACCAAAGGAAAACATATCGAAGTGTTCGACGTGATTTTGGACGATATCGAATATTCTCCGAACATGCTTCTTGCGATCGAGGCGAAACTGACCAAACAGCAGGAACTCGAACAGCAGAAATACGAACTCGAGATCGCGGAAAAGAATATCGAGATCGCCAAGAAAAAAGCGAGAGCCGATGCGGAAGCGCAATTGATCCGCGCGGAAGCACAGGCGAAATCACAGGCTATCATCAACGATAAACTGACGACCAAATATCTTCAGTATAAATCTTTCGAAAGTCCGAATTCTAAATTGATATTCGTTCCGCAAGGAAAAGACAATCTTCCGATCGTTGTCAATCCGAAGGAGTAG
- a CDS encoding WD40/YVTN/BNR-like repeat-containing protein has protein sequence MDRLQPKSASRTKFYLILLCGFMLFATGCKKEDAINETQFLMMTWCAQTAYTPPKPVTANEIKLFPSGSIVAAYNRSASYETNSKEEVTLAFSRDGINFSNRTPASPLKGGYTFGYSFQSEAFMYATNGETVTYKTSDSGESWSPMKFEPSYFGPIYLGPKLTGYYRAVLFADSLNGLRRGYLYTASYGSEYFLDRTADGGESWTRYSIGQQTSIYDLVMLSASEIVYTASNSGSTIGVYRSTNGGANFNATNAPTSYRSRLFFLDSLNGWVAAANSLGKTTDGGAAWATVAHNLTGGSFFKVKFLTANDGYALYGLDYSLTKLYKTVDGGANWTLISLPFASNGIEGTFDAVTGKIAVSHQNKVYVSTNEFAAYSTLDPGLTKHSYAYSNAVGNLACMPYSF, from the coding sequence ATGGATCGTTTGCAACCGAAGTCCGCTTCTCGCACGAAATTCTATCTGATTCTTTTGTGCGGTTTTATGCTGTTCGCTACGGGTTGTAAAAAAGAAGACGCGATCAATGAAACGCAATTCTTGATGATGACTTGGTGCGCTCAAACCGCGTACACTCCGCCCAAACCGGTTACCGCGAACGAAATCAAATTATTCCCCTCCGGTTCGATTGTCGCCGCGTATAACCGATCCGCTTCCTACGAAACCAACTCCAAGGAAGAAGTCACGCTCGCATTCAGCAGGGACGGAATCAATTTTTCGAACCGAACTCCCGCTTCTCCGCTTAAGGGCGGTTATACGTTCGGTTATTCGTTTCAATCCGAAGCTTTCATGTATGCGACAAACGGTGAAACCGTGACGTATAAAACTTCGGATTCGGGAGAGAGTTGGTCTCCGATGAAATTCGAACCTTCGTATTTCGGTCCGATTTATTTAGGTCCGAAATTGACCGGATATTATCGAGCTGTTTTGTTTGCGGATTCTTTGAACGGACTTAGAAGAGGATATTTATACACCGCGAGTTACGGCTCGGAGTATTTTCTGGATCGGACCGCGGACGGCGGAGAATCCTGGACTCGGTATTCGATCGGCCAACAAACTTCCATCTACGATCTTGTAATGCTTTCCGCTTCGGAGATCGTATATACCGCTTCGAATTCGGGTTCGACGATCGGCGTATATCGTTCGACCAACGGCGGCGCGAATTTTAATGCGACAAACGCCCCCACTTCGTACCGATCCAGACTTTTCTTTTTGGATTCTTTGAATGGTTGGGTCGCCGCCGCGAATTCTTTGGGAAAAACGACGGACGGGGGAGCCGCTTGGGCGACGGTGGCGCATAACTTGACCGGCGGAAGTTTTTTCAAAGTAAAGTTCTTAACCGCAAACGACGGTTACGCTCTCTACGGCTTGGATTATTCTCTCACGAAATTGTATAAAACGGTCGACGGGGGCGCGAATTGGACTTTGATTTCTCTACCGTTCGCTTCCAACGGAATCGAAGGGACGTTCGACGCGGTTACCGGAAAAATCGCAGTTTCTCATCAAAACAAAGTATACGTTTCCACGAATGAGTTTGCCGCATACTCCACCCTTGATCCCGGGCTTACGAAACATTCATACGCGTATTCGAACGCGGTCGGGAATTTGGCTTGTATGCCGTATTCGTTTTAA
- a CDS encoding MAPEG family protein gives MNPAVIALLGFVAWTLILGIWVVSIRSIKVLMGEKKSNEFPSGIQHGSDFYWRLNRAHVNCIENLPLFGVLVLIGAFAGVIDATFILVSQIVLGARIVQTLAHISSGSVLAVNVRFTGFIVQYGSFACLLWQILHKSGAV, from the coding sequence ATGAATCCTGCAGTCATCGCATTATTGGGTTTTGTCGCTTGGACGCTGATCCTCGGAATTTGGGTCGTAAGCATACGATCGATTAAGGTCTTAATGGGAGAAAAAAAATCGAACGAGTTCCCTTCGGGAATCCAACACGGAAGCGATTTCTATTGGAGACTCAATCGGGCTCACGTGAATTGTATCGAAAACCTACCCTTATTCGGAGTTCTGGTTTTGATCGGAGCCTTTGCGGGCGTGATCGATGCAACGTTCATACTCGTCAGTCAAATCGTTTTAGGAGCGAGAATCGTTCAAACGCTCGCACATATCAGCTCGGGTTCCGTGCTTGCGGTCAACGTGCGTTTTACGGGGTTTATCGTACAATACGGAAGTTTCGCTTGTCTGCTCTGGCAGATTCTCCATAAGTCCGGAGCCGTCTGA
- a CDS encoding NAD(P)/FAD-dependent oxidoreductase yields MKRVLIIGAGIGGIVVAKELRKKIRNVEILLIDRSEIHTFAPSLLWALVGERNANDIQKKISSKGFNFIVDSVLSIDWNQKVVNTISNELTYDYLVLSPGAEIIPERISGFSENAFNLYSLDGVLKAKESLFASSSGNVTILVSSIPFKCPAAPYEAAFLIDAFFKERKIKPNITIVTPEEMPMSAGGPEAGKQVVELLKRKGISFQNKKNLVKIDSKDKNLVFSDDSTEGFDLLIGVPPHSPPLFLKGAPILAESGWVKVDPATLNTSLPNVYAIGDVTTISLPSNRPLPKAGVFAHSQACVVASRIADELLNRTPTATFPGMGGCFLEVGEGKAGFAKGEFYSEKGPGVSIRRPSRFWHFAKIIFEKWWLFHWV; encoded by the coding sequence ATGAAACGAGTACTAATAATAGGCGCTGGAATCGGAGGAATTGTAGTCGCGAAAGAATTGAGGAAAAAGATCCGGAATGTAGAAATCCTATTGATCGATCGTTCAGAAATTCACACCTTCGCTCCTTCCCTTCTTTGGGCATTGGTAGGCGAAAGAAACGCAAACGATATTCAAAAGAAAATAAGTTCGAAAGGATTTAACTTTATTGTCGATTCCGTTCTGAGCATCGATTGGAACCAAAAGGTTGTAAATACGATTTCGAACGAACTGACTTACGATTATCTAGTGTTGTCTCCGGGGGCGGAAATTATTCCCGAAAGAATCTCCGGCTTTTCTGAAAACGCATTCAACTTATATTCTCTGGACGGAGTTTTGAAAGCCAAGGAAAGTCTTTTCGCGTCTTCATCCGGAAACGTAACGATTTTAGTTTCCTCGATTCCTTTCAAATGCCCTGCGGCGCCGTACGAAGCCGCATTTTTGATCGATGCATTTTTCAAAGAAAGAAAAATAAAGCCGAATATAACGATCGTAACCCCGGAGGAAATGCCTATGTCTGCTGGCGGACCCGAAGCGGGGAAACAGGTTGTTGAACTTTTAAAACGAAAGGGTATTTCGTTTCAGAATAAAAAAAATCTCGTAAAAATCGATTCGAAGGACAAGAACTTAGTTTTTTCCGACGATAGTACGGAGGGATTCGATTTGTTAATCGGGGTTCCCCCGCATTCACCTCCCTTATTCTTGAAGGGAGCGCCGATTCTCGCCGAATCCGGCTGGGTAAAGGTTGATCCTGCAACTCTAAATACTTCTCTTCCGAACGTATATGCGATCGGAGATGTTACAACGATTTCTCTTCCTTCCAATAGGCCGCTTCCGAAAGCGGGTGTATTCGCGCATTCTCAGGCATGTGTAGTCGCATCTAGAATCGCGGATGAGTTATTGAATAGAACCCCAACGGCTACGTTTCCTGGAATGGGGGGTTGTTTTTTGGAAGTGGGAGAAGGCAAGGCAGGGTTTGCGAAAGGGGAATTCTATTCGGAAAAAGGCCCTGGGGTATCGATCCGCCGTCCTTCCCGATTTTGGCACTTTGCGAAAATAATTTTTGAAAAGTGGTGGCTCTTCCATTGGGTTTGA
- a CDS encoding Lsa36 family surface (lipo)protein: MKRYASLILLYLIAFSSAKPVFSEAVCVGVECASIPAPIILGANLVDPALDAVFTKEFLLSMGESAVLQNINSSLLGGNKLDKARIGIGYSVARTNLSPRNYLFESSELRELPKQGIAASPSISFGVNLGALFDKPSPFLSKWDLHFHYFPYQLSEQNVPFLKLRKTDLHGKVANSGLNLRFFPFAEGKNSFGEETKGGLSFGLGLYQSLQTISLHSYDRRPTNINLDGQRRKWIGINDLSYNSNIYSATLDVRYAESIGFFTLYGGLGAMYNRGILNIQVDRNVALSSAGNRDDFLTNPTLAFLSLERNLSIDHANWYGTLGMEFTFGGANFMIEALKNKNSESLSVGAFYRF; the protein is encoded by the coding sequence TTGAAACGTTACGCATCCTTAATACTTCTTTATCTGATCGCATTCTCGTCCGCAAAACCCGTATTTTCCGAAGCGGTTTGTGTCGGCGTCGAATGCGCTTCCATCCCGGCACCGATCATCCTCGGAGCGAACCTCGTCGATCCGGCTTTGGACGCGGTTTTTACGAAGGAATTTCTTCTTTCGATGGGAGAATCCGCCGTTCTGCAGAACATCAACTCGTCGTTGTTAGGCGGAAACAAACTCGATAAAGCGAGAATCGGAATCGGCTATTCGGTCGCAAGAACGAACTTAAGTCCGCGCAATTATCTGTTTGAAAGCTCGGAACTTCGGGAGCTTCCGAAGCAGGGAATCGCCGCTTCTCCTTCGATCAGTTTCGGAGTCAACTTAGGCGCGCTCTTCGACAAACCGAGTCCGTTTCTTTCCAAATGGGATCTTCACTTTCATTATTTTCCGTATCAACTTTCCGAACAGAACGTTCCTTTTTTGAAACTCAGAAAAACGGATCTTCACGGGAAAGTGGCAAACTCCGGTTTGAATCTTCGCTTCTTTCCGTTTGCGGAAGGGAAGAATTCTTTCGGGGAAGAAACAAAGGGCGGACTTTCGTTCGGATTGGGTTTGTATCAATCTCTGCAGACGATCAGTCTTCATTCGTACGATCGCAGACCGACGAATATCAATCTCGACGGTCAAAGAAGAAAGTGGATCGGGATCAACGATCTATCATACAATTCTAATATTTATTCCGCGACCTTGGACGTTCGATATGCGGAGTCGATCGGCTTTTTCACTCTCTACGGAGGTTTGGGAGCGATGTATAACCGCGGAATTCTGAACATTCAAGTGGATCGGAACGTCGCCCTTTCGTCCGCAGGCAATCGGGACGATTTTTTAACCAATCCTACTCTCGCCTTCTTAAGCTTGGAACGGAATCTTTCCATCGATCACGCAAACTGGTACGGAACCCTCGGGATGGAATTTACGTTCGGCGGCGCGAACTTTATGATCGAGGCTCTTAAAAACAAAAATTCGGAATCGCTCAGCGTGGGCGCATTCTACCGGTTTTGA
- a CDS encoding beta-ketoacyl-ACP reductase: MSKQFEGKVALVTGAASPRGLGRAIANTIAKEGGDIVVVDLNKEHIEQAAAEIAKEFGVKTLGIPCNVTKPDDCDAVIAGVKDKFGKLDFLVNNAGVLKDNLFMRMSEQEFDFVLDVNLKGVFLMTKYASKLLLKAESGRIVNISSVSGLTGQPGQANYSSSKAGVIALTKVAAREFAGRNVLVNAVCPGYVQTDMTASLPEEVQKKLTDPMFIPLRRPGTQQEIANAVKFFLSDQSNYITGTYLRVDGGAAIGM; this comes from the coding sequence ATGTCTAAACAATTCGAAGGGAAAGTAGCACTCGTTACCGGAGCGGCGTCTCCGCGCGGTCTAGGAAGAGCGATCGCAAATACAATCGCAAAAGAAGGAGGCGACATAGTAGTCGTCGACTTAAACAAAGAACATATCGAACAAGCGGCAGCCGAGATCGCGAAAGAATTCGGCGTAAAAACGTTGGGAATTCCCTGCAACGTCACCAAACCGGACGACTGCGACGCGGTCATCGCCGGTGTAAAAGATAAATTCGGAAAACTCGACTTTCTCGTGAACAACGCGGGAGTACTGAAGGATAATCTTTTCATGAGAATGTCCGAGCAGGAATTCGACTTCGTTCTAGACGTAAACTTGAAGGGAGTTTTCTTGATGACCAAGTACGCGTCCAAACTTCTTCTCAAAGCCGAGTCGGGAAGAATCGTAAACATCTCCTCCGTTTCAGGACTTACGGGACAACCGGGACAAGCGAACTATTCCTCTTCCAAAGCGGGAGTGATCGCTCTTACAAAAGTTGCAGCGAGAGAATTTGCGGGAAGAAACGTTCTCGTAAACGCGGTTTGTCCGGGTTACGTTCAAACCGATATGACAGCTTCTCTTCCGGAAGAAGTTCAAAAGAAACTCACCGATCCGATGTTCATTCCTTTGCGAAGACCGGGAACACAACAAGAGATCGCAAACGCGGTGAAATTCTTTTTAAGCGATCAATCCAATTACATCACCGGAACTTATTTGAGAGTCGACGGCGGCGCCGCGATCGGAATGTAA
- a CDS encoding phosphate signaling complex PhoU family protein translates to MSSKFDFLRKNLYSMAELCLEQVLLLDDALEQDDGELARKLIDRDDLIDNLEKQNDNLSQNAILEAVANRNSMGMDQVDGEVVLKRDPLRFALSAIRITRNLERMGDQIVNCAKCFRRGLIPKRFFCDEEILNKLLSRVITIVGMAVESLVEEKNRFYGSVHSVEEEINNLCQSAFLKFVMDPRLDKNQFADVYRLILCLERTGDYAVNIAEELVRLNTGMDIRHVSDPVQAIAKTAS, encoded by the coding sequence ATGTCCTCCAAGTTCGACTTCCTTCGTAAAAACCTCTACAGCATGGCCGAGCTATGTCTGGAACAGGTGTTGCTACTGGACGACGCATTGGAACAAGACGACGGAGAACTTGCAAGAAAGCTAATCGACCGGGACGACCTGATCGACAACCTCGAAAAACAAAACGACAACCTTTCCCAGAACGCGATCTTGGAAGCCGTTGCAAACCGCAATTCCATGGGAATGGATCAAGTGGACGGAGAAGTCGTTTTAAAACGGGACCCTCTTCGCTTCGCTCTCTCCGCAATTCGGATCACGAGAAACTTGGAAAGAATGGGAGATCAGATCGTTAACTGCGCCAAATGTTTTCGAAGAGGTCTGATCCCGAAACGTTTCTTCTGTGACGAGGAGATTCTCAATAAGCTCTTATCCAGAGTCATTACGATCGTAGGAATGGCCGTGGAATCCTTGGTTGAGGAAAAAAACCGCTTTTACGGAAGCGTTCATTCCGTGGAAGAAGAGATCAACAATCTCTGTCAATCCGCGTTCTTAAAGTTCGTAATGGACCCAAGACTGGATAAGAATCAATTTGCGGACGTTTATCGACTGATTCTATGTTTGGAACGAACCGGAGACTACGCCGTCAACATTGCGGAAGAGTTGGTTCGTCTCAACACAGGCATGGACATTCGACACGTTTCCGATCCGGTGCAGGCGATCGCAAAAACCGCAAGCTGA
- a CDS encoding PRC-barrel domain-containing protein, whose translation MQNEDNITSDDILGKEALDPEGQVLGVVIKLHIDRAEKKITGITIDQGFMKPDLFIGIDYVKTLGVDAILLNTIPFEKYKGLKVLNSDGSENGIVEEVISKNGKLEFIIVKTSLNPLSKERNKIPASKIQEIGDKILLKRKSS comes from the coding sequence ATGCAAAACGAAGATAACATCACTTCGGACGATATTCTCGGAAAGGAAGCCCTCGATCCGGAAGGCCAAGTCCTCGGAGTCGTCATCAAACTACATATCGATCGTGCGGAAAAAAAGATCACCGGGATTACGATCGATCAGGGTTTTATGAAACCGGATCTATTCATCGGAATCGATTACGTCAAAACCCTCGGTGTGGACGCGATTCTACTCAATACGATCCCGTTCGAAAAATACAAAGGACTCAAAGTGTTGAACAGCGACGGCTCCGAAAACGGAATCGTGGAAGAAGTGATTTCCAAAAACGGAAAACTCGAATTCATCATCGTAAAAACTTCCCTCAATCCGCTTTCCAAAGAACGGAACAAGATCCCCGCATCCAAGATTCAGGAAATCGGAGACAAGATTTTGCTCAAAAGAAAATCTTCTTGA
- a CDS encoding DsrE family protein, which translates to MKLGIIIYTAQYEAVYNAFRIANFALKKGDSVKVFLLGEGVESVHFDSIEFDVKNQISTFQNANGEILACGTCLDLRNSKEGDSCKYSNLSDLYEIVVQCDKVLSF; encoded by the coding sequence ATGAAACTGGGAATTATCATTTATACCGCACAGTATGAAGCCGTTTACAATGCGTTTAGAATCGCGAACTTCGCTTTAAAAAAAGGGGATTCCGTAAAAGTTTTTCTTTTGGGAGAAGGAGTCGAATCGGTACATTTCGATTCGATCGAATTTGACGTGAAAAACCAGATTTCGACGTTTCAAAACGCAAACGGCGAGATCCTTGCGTGCGGCACCTGTTTGGATCTGAGAAATTCAAAAGAAGGAGATTCCTGCAAGTATTCGAATCTTTCCGATCTCTATGAAATCGTCGTTCAATGCGATAAGGTTTTGAGTTTTTAA